The following nucleotide sequence is from Microbulbifer sp. A4B17.
CCCGCTCGATGTCGTTGGAAGCACCGGTAGTAACACCGTCGATACCCAGGGTCATTTCCTCAGCAATACGGCCACCAAACAGGGAGCACAATTGCGATTCAATCGCGCGCTTGGACAGGCTGTACTTGTCTTCCTCAGGCAGGAACTGGGTGACACCCAGGGCGCGGCCACGGGGAATAATAGTTACTTTGTGTACCGGATCATGCTCGGGTACCAGTCGACCAATAATGGCGTGACCGGCCTCGTGGTAGGCGGTATTCACCTTTTCCTTTTCATTCATCACCATGGACTTGCGCTCGGCACCCATCATGATCTTGTCACGGGCACGCTCGAACTCTTCCATGGTCACGGTGCGTCTATTGGCCCGCGCAGCAAACAGGGCAGCTTCGTTGACCAGGTTGGCCAGATCCGCACCGGAGAAACCAGGGGTTCCACGAGCAATCGTCTGCGGGTTCACCTTGTCGTCCATTGGCACTTTGCGCATATGAACCTTGAGGATCTGTTCGCGGCCGCGAATATCCGGCAGCCCGACAAATACCTGGCGGTCAAAGCGGCCTGGGCGCAGCAGGGCATGGTCCAGTACATCCGGGCGGTTGGTCGCTGCAATAACGATCACACCCTCATTACCTTCGAAACCATCCATCTCAACCAGCAGCTGGTTCAGGGTTTGCTCGCGCTCATCGTGACCGCCGCCAACGCCGGCTCCACGGTGGCGGCCAACAGCGTCGATCTCGTCGATAAAGATGATGCAGGGAGCCTGCTTCTTGGCCTGGTCAAACATATCCCGCACCCGGGAAGCGCCCACACCAACAAACATCTCAACAAAGTCAGAACCGGAGATGGAGAAGAAAGGTACTTTTGCTTCGCCGGCAATTGCTTTGGCAAGCAGGGTCTTACCGGTACCGGGAGGACCACACATCAATACGCCACGGGGGATATTGCCACCCAGTCGCTGGAACTTGGTGGGATCGCGCAGGAACTCGACCAGCTCCTGTACCTCTTCCTTAGCTTCATCTACACCGGCAACATCGGAAAAAGTTGTCTTGATCTGGTCTTCGCCCAGCAGGCGCGCCTTGCTCTTACCAAATGCCATAGGACCTGAGCGACCGCCGGCTCCGCCTTGCATTTGGCGCATAAAGAACATAAATACAGCGATAATAATCAGGATCGGGAAGCTGGCTACCAAAAGCTGCTGCCAGATACTCGGTGACTCAGGCTCGCGACCAACGAATTGCACATTGCTGCGAACCAGCTCATTGGTGAGTTCATCGTCGATAATCTGTGGCTGGATAGTCTTGAAGCGGCTGCCATCGGCTTTCTCGCCGGTGATTACCAAGCCGTCCACGATCACGTTCTTAACTTGGCCCGACTGCACATCCTGAACAAAGTCGGAGTAACTGAGAGCCTCATCCCGTGACTGCGGTTTAAAGTTTTGAAAAACCATCAGCAGTACCGCTGCGATGATCAACCACAGTACCAGGTTCTTTGCCATATCATTCAAAGGGATAGC
It contains:
- the ftsH gene encoding ATP-dependent zinc metalloprotease FtsH, whose protein sequence is MAKNLVLWLIIAAVLLMVFQNFKPQSRDEALSYSDFVQDVQSGQVKNVIVDGLVITGEKADGSRFKTIQPQIIDDELTNELVRSNVQFVGREPESPSIWQQLLVASFPILIIIAVFMFFMRQMQGGAGGRSGPMAFGKSKARLLGEDQIKTTFSDVAGVDEAKEEVQELVEFLRDPTKFQRLGGNIPRGVLMCGPPGTGKTLLAKAIAGEAKVPFFSISGSDFVEMFVGVGASRVRDMFDQAKKQAPCIIFIDEIDAVGRHRGAGVGGGHDEREQTLNQLLVEMDGFEGNEGVIVIAATNRPDVLDHALLRPGRFDRQVFVGLPDIRGREQILKVHMRKVPMDDKVNPQTIARGTPGFSGADLANLVNEAALFAARANRRTVTMEEFERARDKIMMGAERKSMVMNEKEKVNTAYHEAGHAIIGRLVPEHDPVHKVTIIPRGRALGVTQFLPEEDKYSLSKRAIESQLCSLFGGRIAEEMTLGIDGVTTGASNDIERATDLARSMVTKWGLSEKLGPLHYGEDESGQPGQGNPVSGKTSNEIDVEVRRIIDICYERAQKLLEDNRDILEAMKDALMEYETLDAEQVDDLMARRKVRAPRDWEDNNFGSGGNSPTQDTETTEASTEADKSNTVGGPLNGH